A window from Pseudomonas kribbensis encodes these proteins:
- the hflC gene encoding protease modulator HflC — MSNKSLIALIVGVVVVLVGWNCFYIVAQTERAVLLQFGRVVQADVQPGLHVKVPYVNQVRKFDARLMTLDAPTQRFLTLEKKAVMVDAYAKWRVKDAERFYTATSGLKQIADERLSRRLESGLRDQFGKRTLHEVVSGERDALMADITASLNKMAEKELGIEVVDVRVKAIDLPKEVNRSVFERMSTEREREAREHRAKGNELAEGIRADADRQRRVLLAEAYRESEEIRGDGDAQAAAIYSKAYGQDQEFYGFYRSLRAYRESFANKSDVMVLDPSSDFFRYLEKSKP, encoded by the coding sequence ATGAGCAATAAATCGCTGATCGCCCTGATCGTTGGCGTTGTTGTGGTACTGGTTGGCTGGAACTGCTTCTACATCGTGGCTCAGACCGAGCGTGCGGTGCTGCTGCAGTTCGGTCGCGTGGTTCAGGCCGATGTTCAGCCGGGTCTGCATGTGAAGGTGCCTTACGTTAACCAGGTGCGTAAATTCGACGCACGTCTGATGACGCTGGATGCACCGACACAACGCTTCCTGACGCTGGAAAAGAAAGCCGTGATGGTCGATGCCTACGCCAAGTGGCGCGTGAAAGATGCCGAGCGCTTCTACACCGCGACTTCCGGTCTCAAGCAGATCGCCGACGAGCGCCTGTCCCGTCGTCTGGAGTCGGGCCTGCGTGACCAGTTCGGTAAACGTACCCTGCACGAAGTGGTGTCCGGTGAGCGCGATGCGCTGATGGCCGACATCACGGCGTCGCTGAACAAGATGGCGGAAAAAGAGCTGGGTATCGAAGTGGTCGATGTCCGGGTCAAGGCCATCGATCTGCCGAAAGAAGTGAACCGCAGCGTGTTTGAACGTATGAGCACTGAGCGTGAGCGTGAAGCTCGCGAGCACCGCGCCAAGGGTAACGAGCTGGCCGAGGGCATCCGTGCCGACGCCGATCGTCAACGCCGCGTGCTGCTGGCTGAAGCCTATCGTGAATCCGAAGAGATTCGCGGTGACGGTGATGCCCAGGCCGCTGCGATCTACTCCAAGGCCTACGGTCAGGATCAGGAGTTCTACGGTTTCTACCGCAGCCTGCGCGCCTACCGTGAAAGCTTCGCGAACAAATCCGACGTCATGGTCCTCGACCCAAGCAGCGACTTCTTCCGTTACCTGGAAAAGTCCAAGCCTTGA
- the hfq gene encoding RNA chaperone Hfq, with protein sequence MSKGHSLQDPYLNTLRKEKVGVSIYLVNGIKLQGTIESFDQFVILLKNTVSQMVYKHAISTVVPVRPIRLPSATESEAGDAEPGNA encoded by the coding sequence ATGTCAAAAGGGCATTCGCTACAAGACCCTTACTTGAATACTTTACGTAAAGAGAAAGTTGGGGTTTCCATCTACCTGGTCAACGGTATCAAACTGCAAGGCACGATCGAATCGTTCGACCAGTTCGTTATCCTGCTGAAGAACACCGTCAGCCAGATGGTTTACAAACACGCTATCTCTACAGTCGTGCCGGTTCGTCCAATTCGTCTGCCAAGCGCAACCGAATCCGAAGCAGGTGACGCTGAGCCAGGTAACGCCTGA
- the mutL gene encoding DNA mismatch repair endonuclease MutL produces MNQVLNAARIELLSPRLANQIAAGEVVERPASVIKELLENSLDSGAKRIDVDVEQGGVKLLRVRDDGSGISADDLPLALARHATSKIRNLEDLEQVMSLGFRGEALASISSVARLTLTSRTRDADQAWQVETEGRDMAPRVQPAAHPVGTSVEVRDLFFNTPARRKFLKTEKTEFDHLQEVIKRLALARFDVAFHLRHNGKTILSLHEAHDDAARARRVAAICGSGFLEQALPIEIERNGLHLWGWVGLPTFNRSQADLQYFFVNGRAVRDKLVAHAVRQAYRDVLFNGRHPTFALFFEVDPAAVDVNVHPTKHEVRFRDGRMVHDFLYGTLHRALGDVRPEDQLAGSVTTAIVRPTGLEAGEFGPQGEMRLAANALLEQPQAQPAFNTSSGVSTGGAYQYQYTPRPQPAVPAAEAQAAYREFFAPLPEANANALPTGQEDIPPLGYALAQLKGIYILSENAHGLVLVDMHAAHERIMYERLKIAMASEGLSGQPLLVPESLAVSQREADCAEEHAAWFQRLGFELQRLGPETLAIRQIPALLKQAEANRLVGDVLSDLMEYGTSDRIQAHLNELLGTMACHGAIRANRRLALPEMNGLLRDMENTERSGQCNHGRPTWTQLGLDDLDKLFLRGR; encoded by the coding sequence ATGAATCAGGTTCTGAACGCAGCGCGCATCGAACTGCTCAGCCCGCGGCTGGCGAACCAGATCGCCGCCGGTGAGGTGGTCGAGCGCCCGGCTTCGGTGATCAAGGAGTTACTGGAAAACAGCCTCGACTCTGGTGCCAAGCGTATCGACGTCGATGTCGAGCAGGGCGGCGTCAAACTGCTGCGAGTGCGCGACGATGGCAGCGGCATTTCCGCCGATGACTTACCGCTGGCCCTGGCCCGTCACGCCACCAGCAAGATCCGCAACCTTGAAGACCTCGAACAGGTGATGAGCCTGGGTTTCCGGGGCGAGGCTCTGGCGTCGATCAGCTCCGTGGCGCGCCTGACCCTGACGTCGCGTACCCGCGACGCTGATCAGGCCTGGCAGGTCGAGACCGAAGGCCGCGACATGGCGCCCCGCGTGCAGCCGGCGGCGCATCCGGTCGGCACCTCGGTGGAGGTTCGCGACCTGTTCTTCAACACCCCGGCACGGCGCAAATTCCTCAAGACCGAAAAAACCGAATTCGATCACCTGCAGGAAGTGATCAAGCGTCTGGCGCTGGCGCGTTTCGACGTGGCGTTCCATTTGCGTCACAACGGCAAGACCATCCTCAGTCTGCACGAGGCCCACGATGATGCGGCCCGCGCCCGGCGTGTGGCGGCGATCTGCGGTTCGGGTTTCCTGGAGCAGGCGCTGCCGATCGAGATCGAACGCAACGGCCTGCACCTGTGGGGCTGGGTCGGTCTGCCGACCTTCAACCGCAGCCAGGCGGACTTGCAGTATTTCTTCGTCAACGGCCGTGCCGTGCGCGACAAACTGGTGGCCCACGCGGTGCGCCAGGCTTATCGCGATGTGCTCTTCAACGGCCGGCATCCGACGTTCGCGCTGTTTTTCGAGGTGGATCCGGCAGCGGTCGACGTCAACGTGCACCCGACCAAGCACGAAGTGCGCTTCCGTGACGGACGCATGGTGCATGACTTCCTTTATGGCACCCTGCACCGTGCGCTGGGCGATGTACGACCGGAAGATCAGCTTGCCGGCTCGGTCACTACTGCCATCGTGCGACCCACCGGTCTCGAGGCCGGCGAGTTCGGCCCGCAGGGTGAGATGCGCCTGGCGGCCAATGCGTTGCTGGAGCAGCCGCAAGCGCAACCAGCGTTCAATACCTCGTCGGGCGTCAGCACTGGCGGCGCTTATCAATATCAGTACACGCCACGTCCGCAACCTGCCGTCCCGGCTGCCGAGGCCCAAGCCGCGTATCGCGAGTTTTTCGCGCCGCTGCCCGAGGCGAATGCCAACGCGCTGCCGACCGGACAGGAAGATATTCCGCCACTGGGTTACGCACTGGCGCAGCTCAAGGGCATCTACATTCTGTCCGAGAACGCCCATGGCCTGGTTTTGGTGGACATGCACGCCGCTCACGAACGGATCATGTATGAGCGCCTGAAGATCGCTATGGCCAGCGAAGGTTTGAGCGGCCAGCCGTTGCTGGTGCCGGAGTCGCTGGCGGTCAGTCAGCGCGAGGCCGATTGTGCTGAAGAGCATGCGGCTTGGTTCCAGCGTCTCGGGTTCGAGTTGCAGCGTCTGGGCCCGGAAACCCTGGCGATCCGGCAGATTCCGGCCCTGCTCAAGCAGGCCGAGGCCAACCGTCTGGTGGGCGACGTGCTGTCGGACCTGATGGAGTACGGCACCAGCGACCGGATCCAGGCACACCTGAACGAACTGCTCGGCACCATGGCCTGTCACGGCGCGATCCGCGCCAACCGCCGCCTGGCCTTGCCGGAAATGAACGGCCTGTTGCGCGACATGGAAAACACCGAGCGCAGCGGTCAATGCAACCATGGCCGACCGACCTGGACCCAACTGGGCTTGGACGATCTGGACAAACTGTTCCTGCGCGGTCGTTGA
- the miaA gene encoding tRNA (adenosine(37)-N6)-dimethylallyltransferase MiaA, with protein sequence MSQLPPAIFLMGPTAAGKTDLAIELTKVLPCELISVDSALVYRGMDIGTAKPSKELLAEYPHRLIDILDPAEAYSAADFRRDALQAMAEITARGKIPLLVGGTMLYYKALVEGLADMPAADPEIRAQIEEEAARLGWQALHDQLAVIDPESAARIHPNDPQRLSRALEVYRVSGQSMTELRLKQSVQSTEAAASGRRQLPYTVANLAIAPANRQVLHDRIKQRFTNMLEQGFIDEVVALRNRSDLHAGLPSIRAVGYRQVWDYLDGKLTVAEMQERGIIATRQLAKRQFTWLRSWDDLHWLDSLDCDNLPRTLKYLGTISILS encoded by the coding sequence ATGAGCCAGCTTCCTCCAGCGATTTTCCTGATGGGCCCGACCGCTGCGGGCAAGACCGACCTGGCCATCGAACTGACCAAGGTGCTGCCGTGCGAGCTGATCAGTGTCGATTCGGCGCTGGTCTATCGCGGCATGGACATCGGCACGGCCAAGCCATCAAAAGAGCTGCTGGCCGAGTATCCACATCGCCTGATCGACATTCTCGACCCGGCCGAGGCTTATTCGGCTGCGGATTTCCGCCGCGATGCCCTGCAAGCCATGGCCGAAATCACCGCGCGCGGAAAAATTCCGCTGCTGGTGGGCGGCACGATGCTCTATTACAAGGCTTTGGTCGAAGGTCTGGCCGATATGCCGGCGGCGGATCCCGAAATTCGTGCGCAGATCGAAGAAGAGGCTGCACGCCTTGGCTGGCAAGCCCTGCACGATCAACTGGCAGTGATTGATCCGGAATCGGCGGCGCGTATTCACCCGAACGATCCGCAACGCCTGAGTCGTGCACTGGAAGTTTATCGGGTCAGCGGTCAGAGCATGACTGAACTGCGGCTGAAACAATCTGTACAAAGTACCGAAGCGGCGGCATCGGGACGGCGACAATTGCCCTATACTGTCGCGAACTTGGCCATTGCTCCGGCAAATCGTCAGGTACTGCATGACCGCATTAAACAAAGATTCACAAATATGCTGGAACAGGGATTCATCGACGAGGTCGTAGCCCTGCGTAATAGAAGTGACCTGCATGCCGGGTTGCCGTCTATACGTGCGGTAGGCTACCGCCAAGTCTGGGATTACCTGGATGGCAAGCTGACGGTGGCCGAAATGCAGGAGCGGGGCATCATCGCCACGCGCCAATTGGCCAAACGCCAGTTTACCTGGCTGCGCAGCTGGGACGATTTGCACTGGCTCGACAGTTTGGATTGCGACAATCTGCCACGCACCTTGAAATACCTTGGGACCATCTCCATATTGAGCTGA
- the hflX gene encoding ribosome rescue GTPase HflX, which yields MFFERHGGGERVILVHLDGQDPEAREDPQEFQELANSAGAETVAFFNVPRHRPTAKYLIGSGKVEELRDLVHAEEADLVIFNHTLTPSQERNLERVFECRVIDRTGLILDIFAQRARTHEGKLQVELAQLDHMSTRLVRGWTHLERQGGGIGMRGPGETQLETDRRLLRVRLRQIKGRLEKVRSQREQSRRGRSRADIPTVSLVGYTNAGKSTLFNNVTKSEVYAADQLFATLDPTLRRLELDDLGPIVLADTVGFIRHLPHKLVEAFRSTLEESSNSDLLLHVIDAAEPDRMLQIEQVMVVLGEIGAQDLPILEVYNKLDLLEGVEPQIQRDENGKPQRVWLSARDGTGLELLEQAIAELLGSDLFVGTLRLPQRFARLRAQFFELGAVQKEEYDEEGVSLLAIRLPRSELNRLVSREGVVPTEFIEQHTLQ from the coding sequence TTGTTCTTTGAGCGCCACGGTGGTGGTGAGCGAGTCATCCTCGTTCACTTGGATGGACAGGACCCTGAGGCGCGCGAAGATCCGCAGGAGTTTCAGGAACTGGCAAATTCGGCAGGCGCCGAGACCGTTGCGTTTTTCAACGTACCGCGTCATCGGCCAACCGCCAAATACCTGATCGGCAGCGGTAAGGTCGAGGAACTTCGCGACCTGGTACACGCCGAAGAAGCCGATCTGGTGATCTTCAATCACACCCTTACGCCCAGTCAGGAACGTAACCTCGAACGTGTGTTCGAGTGTCGCGTGATCGACCGTACCGGTCTGATTCTCGATATTTTCGCCCAACGCGCCCGTACCCATGAGGGCAAGCTCCAGGTAGAACTGGCCCAGCTTGACCACATGAGCACCCGGCTGGTCCGCGGCTGGACTCACCTTGAGCGTCAGGGTGGCGGTATCGGCATGCGCGGTCCGGGTGAAACCCAGCTCGAAACCGACCGACGCCTGCTGCGGGTTCGCCTGCGCCAGATCAAGGGGCGGCTGGAAAAAGTGCGCAGTCAGCGCGAGCAGTCGCGCCGCGGCCGTTCACGTGCGGATATCCCTACCGTGTCTCTGGTGGGATACACCAACGCCGGCAAATCCACGCTGTTCAATAACGTGACGAAGTCCGAGGTCTATGCGGCCGACCAGCTGTTCGCCACGCTGGATCCGACCCTGCGCCGTCTGGAACTGGACGACCTGGGGCCGATCGTTCTGGCCGACACCGTGGGCTTCATTCGTCACTTGCCGCACAAGCTGGTCGAGGCATTTCGGTCTACGCTCGAAGAGTCGAGCAATTCCGACCTGCTGTTGCACGTGATCGATGCGGCCGAACCGGATCGCATGTTGCAGATCGAGCAGGTGATGGTGGTGCTGGGCGAGATTGGTGCCCAGGACTTGCCGATCCTCGAGGTCTATAACAAACTCGATTTGCTTGAAGGCGTTGAGCCACAAATCCAGCGCGACGAAAACGGCAAGCCTCAACGGGTCTGGTTGTCGGCGCGTGATGGCACTGGTCTGGAATTGCTTGAGCAAGCCATTGCCGAATTGCTGGGCAGTGATTTGTTTGTCGGAACCTTGCGTCTGCCCCAGCGGTTTGCGCGTCTGCGTGCACAGTTCTTCGAGCTGGGCGCGGTACAGAAAGAAGAATACGACGAAGAAGGTGTCAGCTTGCTGGCCATTCGATTGCCACGCTCGGAGCTCAATCGACTGGTCAGTCGTGAAGGCGTTGTGCCGACGGAGTTCATCGAGCAACACACTTTGCAATAA
- the hflK gene encoding FtsH protease activity modulator HflK, with protein sequence MAWNEPGGNSNNQDPWGGKRRNNGDRKGPPDLDEAFRKLQESLNGLFGGGKKRGGDDGGGSGKSGGFGGLLGIGLVVLAAVWLYSAVYVVDEQEQAVVLRFGKYYETVGPGLNIYFPPIDKKYMENVTRERAYTKQGQMLTEDENIVEVPLTVQYKISNLQDFVLNVDQPEISLQHATDSALRHVVGSTAMDQVLTEGRELMASEIKERLQRFLDTYRTGITVTQVNVQSAAAPREVQEAFDDVIRAREDEQRSRNQAETYANGVVPEARGQAQRILEDANGYRDETVSRAKGEADRFTKLVAEYRKAPEVTRQRLYLDTMQEVFSSTSKVLVTGNKNGQSNLLYLPLDKMIQNSSGSSAPVTGSAAASNNTDVVPHVTDLPQTRTRETR encoded by the coding sequence ATGGCTTGGAATGAGCCGGGTGGCAACTCGAACAATCAGGATCCTTGGGGTGGCAAGCGCCGCAATAACGGCGACCGCAAGGGACCACCAGATCTCGACGAGGCCTTCCGAAAGCTGCAGGAAAGCCTGAACGGGTTGTTCGGTGGTGGTAAGAAACGGGGTGGTGATGACGGTGGCGGTTCGGGCAAGAGTGGCGGCTTCGGCGGCCTGCTCGGCATCGGCCTCGTCGTGCTGGCGGCCGTGTGGCTGTACAGCGCGGTGTACGTGGTGGACGAGCAGGAGCAGGCCGTGGTGCTGCGCTTCGGCAAGTACTACGAGACTGTCGGCCCGGGCTTGAACATCTACTTCCCGCCGATCGACAAGAAGTACATGGAAAACGTCACGCGCGAGCGTGCCTACACCAAGCAGGGCCAGATGCTGACCGAAGACGAGAACATCGTCGAAGTGCCGCTGACCGTGCAGTACAAGATCAGCAACCTGCAGGACTTCGTGCTGAACGTCGACCAGCCGGAAATCAGCCTGCAACACGCGACCGACAGTGCGCTGCGCCATGTGGTGGGTTCCACCGCGATGGACCAGGTGCTGACCGAAGGTCGTGAGCTGATGGCCAGCGAGATCAAGGAGCGTCTGCAACGTTTCCTCGATACCTATCGCACCGGTATCACCGTCACCCAGGTCAACGTACAGAGCGCAGCGGCACCGCGTGAAGTGCAGGAAGCCTTCGATGACGTGATCCGCGCCCGTGAAGACGAGCAGCGTTCGCGCAACCAGGCTGAAACCTACGCCAACGGCGTGGTGCCGGAAGCCCGTGGTCAGGCCCAGCGCATCCTCGAAGATGCCAACGGTTACCGCGACGAAACGGTCTCCCGCGCCAAGGGTGAGGCCGATCGCTTCACCAAGCTGGTTGCCGAGTACCGCAAGGCGCCCGAGGTCACTCGTCAGCGTCTGTACCTGGACACCATGCAGGAAGTCTTCAGCAGCACCAGCAAGGTTCTCGTGACCGGCAACAAGAACGGCCAGAGCAACCTGCTTTACCTGCCGCTGGACAAGATGATTCAGAACAGTTCGGGCAGCAGTGCACCGGTCACCGGTTCAGCCGCCGCCAGCAACAACACGGATGTCGTGCCGCATGTCACTGACCTGCCGCAGACACGTACAAGGGAGACCCGCTGA
- a CDS encoding ATP phosphoribosyltransferase regulatory subunit, producing the protein MATVDRWLLPDGIEEVLPPEAARIEVARRQVLDLFQSWGYEFVVTPHIEYLESLLTGAGQDLDLRTFKVIDPQSGRQMGFRADITPQVARIDAHTLRREGPSRLCYAGSVLHAQPRALSSSRSPIQLGAELYGDASPSSDVEVISLMLAMLQLADVPDVHMDLGHVGIYRGLAQAAGLSGEVEQQLFDALQRKAIDEVITLTEGLPADLSGMLRALVDLCGGREVLSAARERLANAPAPVLAALEDLLAIAERLSARFPELPLYFDLGELRGYHYHTGVVFAVFVPGVGQSIAQGGRYDDIGADFGRARPATGFSTDLKTLVTLGRAEVELPSGGIWMPDSTDAALWQQVCQLRSEGQRVVQALPGQPLAAARDADCDRQLIQQNGLWQVSPLAS; encoded by the coding sequence ATGGCAACGGTAGACCGCTGGCTGCTGCCAGATGGCATCGAAGAAGTACTGCCACCGGAAGCGGCGCGCATTGAAGTCGCGCGTCGTCAGGTGTTGGATCTGTTCCAGAGCTGGGGTTACGAGTTTGTCGTGACTCCCCATATCGAGTACCTGGAATCCCTGCTGACCGGCGCGGGCCAGGACCTGGATCTGCGTACCTTCAAGGTCATCGACCCGCAATCGGGCCGGCAGATGGGTTTCCGTGCCGACATCACGCCGCAAGTGGCGCGCATCGATGCGCACACCCTGCGTCGCGAAGGCCCGAGCCGTCTGTGCTACGCCGGCAGCGTGCTGCATGCCCAGCCGCGTGCCTTGTCGTCCTCGCGCAGCCCGATCCAGTTGGGCGCCGAGTTGTACGGCGATGCCAGCCCGAGCAGCGACGTTGAAGTCATCAGCCTGATGCTGGCCATGCTGCAACTGGCCGATGTGCCGGATGTGCACATGGACCTGGGCCACGTCGGCATCTACCGTGGTCTGGCCCAGGCGGCCGGTCTGTCGGGTGAAGTCGAGCAGCAGCTGTTCGATGCATTGCAACGCAAGGCCATCGACGAGGTCATTACCCTGACCGAAGGCCTGCCGGCCGATCTGTCCGGCATGCTGCGTGCGCTGGTCGACCTGTGCGGCGGCCGTGAAGTCTTGAGCGCTGCCCGTGAGCGTCTGGCCAATGCGCCGGCGCCGGTTCTGGCGGCGCTGGAAGATTTGCTGGCGATTGCCGAACGACTGTCGGCGCGCTTCCCGGAGCTGCCGCTGTACTTCGATCTGGGCGAGCTGCGCGGTTACCACTACCACACCGGTGTGGTGTTCGCCGTGTTCGTGCCGGGTGTTGGCCAGTCCATCGCTCAGGGCGGTCGCTATGACGACATCGGCGCCGACTTCGGTCGCGCCCGTCCGGCAACCGGTTTTTCCACCGATTTGAAAACCCTGGTGACCCTGGGGCGTGCTGAGGTCGAGCTACCGTCTGGCGGTATCTGGATGCCTGACAGTACGGATGCGGCACTCTGGCAGCAGGTTTGCCAGTTGCGCAGTGAGGGTCAGCGTGTCGTTCAGGCATTGCCTGGACAACCTTTGGCCGCCGCCCGTGATGCGGACTGCGACCGGCAATTGATCCAGCAGAACGGGCTTTGGCAAGTATCGCCACTGGCTTCTTGA